In Nostoc sp. CENA543, a single genomic region encodes these proteins:
- a CDS encoding type II toxin-antitoxin system VapC family toxin — translation MIVLDTNVLSELMKPQGSILVRNWAVQQPVESLFTTTITQAEILYGITILPDGKRKYELYQAATLMFTEDFLGRILPFDESAAIAFANISAQRRLSGTPISQADAQIAAICYSHNAAIATRNVSDFVGCEIFIINPWENKSS, via the coding sequence ATGATTGTTCTTGATACTAATGTATTGTCAGAACTCATGAAACCCCAAGGGTCTATATTAGTTCGTAATTGGGCAGTCCAACAGCCTGTAGAAAGTTTGTTCACTACAACAATTACGCAAGCTGAAATTCTCTATGGGATAACTATTTTACCAGATGGGAAACGTAAATATGAACTCTACCAAGCTGCGACTTTAATGTTTACAGAAGACTTTTTGGGACGCATCTTGCCATTTGATGAATCTGCTGCGATAGCTTTTGCTAATATTTCAGCCCAAAGACGGCTCAGTGGTACTCCTATTTCTCAAGCTGATGCTCAAATCGCCGCTATTTGTTATTCCCATAATGCCGCCATAGCAACTCGTAATGTTAGTGATTTTGTAGGCTGTGAAATTTTTATCATTAATCCTTGGGAGAATAAATCTTCGTAA
- a CDS encoding plasmid stability protein, translated as MDSITISNLDENIKNILQQQAEKNGRSVEGEIKEILRIALTENQQPSINIVTMLENRFAHLGEFEIPEIQREAIRPIPKF; from the coding sequence ATGGACAGTATCACTATTTCTAACCTAGATGAAAATATCAAAAATATCCTGCAACAACAAGCAGAAAAAAATGGTCGTTCTGTAGAAGGAGAAATCAAAGAAATTTTGCGTATTGCTTTAACAGAAAACCAACAACCTTCTATTAATATTGTTACGATGCTAGAAAACCGCTTTGCTCATTTGGGAGAATTTGAAATACCAGAAATCCAACGAGAAGCCATACGCCCCATACCTAAATTTTGA
- a CDS encoding DUF4278 domain-containing protein, translating to MQLTYRAVRYEVNPTDVKATASFSTGIYRGVKINIPTPVAKPQTHSSRQLKYRGVIYTI from the coding sequence ATGCAACTAACTTATCGCGCTGTTAGGTATGAAGTGAACCCTACAGATGTTAAAGCGACTGCAAGCTTCAGCACAGGTATCTATCGCGGTGTGAAAATAAATATTCCCACTCCTGTGGCAAAACCGCAAACTCATTCTTCCCGCCAACTGAAGTATCGTGGTGTCATCTACACCATCTAA
- a CDS encoding cell wall metabolism sensor histidine kinase WalK — protein sequence MKSLPLASRLFVSHLVVMIVGLISLVIISKVSSPRFFILHLERLESRGFNIFHSRTELVQGFEIAWRRSTLWSVLVGGSAAGGLSYWVSQRIMQRLTEMEQITQQFAAGHLEARLPLSDIPELNRLGTSFNRMADSLEGVEIRRRELIGDMTHELRTPLTVVRGYLEELADGAMEASPEVYRRLVRETRRLERLVNDLQELSKAEAGYLPINIQTVDLYSLLESLVEKFTDQLMEDGPVIASELPSQLPLVLADIDRTEQILVNLLGNAVRYTSTGSITLRAWTETGKIWIAVVDTGIGIASEDLPHVFERFWRADQSRDRHSGGTGIGLTITKRLVELQGGQIQVESELGIGTTFRFCLPLA from the coding sequence ATGAAATCTTTACCTTTAGCATCGCGCTTGTTTGTTTCCCACTTGGTGGTGATGATAGTGGGGTTAATTAGTCTTGTGATTATTAGTAAGGTTTCTTCCCCTCGGTTTTTTATTCTGCATTTAGAAAGATTAGAAAGTAGGGGATTCAATATATTTCATAGTCGTACAGAGTTAGTACAGGGGTTTGAAATTGCTTGGCGGCGTAGCACTTTGTGGTCGGTGTTGGTGGGTGGGAGTGCGGCGGGAGGTTTGAGTTATTGGGTTTCTCAGCGCATTATGCAGCGATTAACGGAGATGGAACAAATTACCCAACAGTTTGCTGCTGGTCATTTGGAAGCACGATTACCTTTATCTGACATTCCTGAACTTAATCGACTGGGTACTAGTTTTAATCGTATGGCTGATAGTTTGGAGGGAGTAGAAATACGGCGACGAGAATTAATTGGTGATATGACTCATGAACTGCGGACACCTTTAACTGTGGTACGCGGTTACTTGGAAGAATTGGCAGATGGAGCAATGGAAGCGTCTCCAGAGGTTTATCGGCGTTTAGTGAGGGAAACTAGACGTTTAGAGCGTTTGGTCAATGATTTGCAAGAGCTTTCTAAGGCGGAGGCTGGTTATTTGCCAATTAATATTCAAACTGTGGATTTATATTCTTTATTGGAGTCATTGGTAGAAAAATTTACTGATCAGTTAATGGAAGATGGCCCGGTAATCGCTTCCGAATTACCCTCTCAGTTACCACTGGTGTTAGCTGATATCGATCGCACTGAACAGATTTTAGTCAACCTGCTGGGTAATGCAGTCCGTTATACATCCACTGGCTCAATTACTCTCCGGGCTTGGACGGAGACTGGTAAAATATGGATAGCAGTCGTTGATACAGGCATCGGTATTGCTAGTGAAGATTTACCTCATGTGTTTGAACGTTTTTGGCGAGCTGATCAATCACGCGATCGCCATTCTGGGGGAACAGGTATTGGCTTAACTATTACTAAGCGTTTGGTTGAGTTACAAGGTGGTCAAATTCAAGTAGAAAGTGAACTAGGAATAGGTACTACTTTTAGATTTTGTCTACCTTTGGCATAG
- a CDS encoding NYN domain-containing protein produces MTNTSFTKAINTYKPLSEEPNLSGKVQIKNGNKTESSRQREPRTDFAATNDSNRGRVAIFIDGINLFNAALQLGIEIDYLKLLCRLTAGSRLLRAFFYTGIDISRPTTNRPRNNDKQQGFLFWMRRNGYRVVTKEIQVTDNTKKPNLNVEIAVDMITLAPYYDTAVLVSGDGDLAYAVNAVTSTGVRVEVVSLRTMTNDCLIDVADYFVDLDSIKHHIQKDSHLGYSYRTMSHSSL; encoded by the coding sequence ATGACTAACACTAGTTTTACCAAAGCAATAAATACATATAAACCCCTGTCTGAAGAGCCGAATTTATCAGGGAAAGTACAGATAAAAAATGGTAATAAAACCGAATCGTCTAGACAGCGAGAACCTAGAACTGATTTTGCTGCTACCAATGATTCCAATCGTGGTCGAGTTGCGATTTTTATTGATGGAATTAATCTATTTAATGCAGCTTTACAACTTGGTATTGAAATCGACTATCTCAAATTACTCTGTCGTTTAACCGCCGGTTCACGGTTATTGCGAGCATTTTTTTACACCGGAATTGATATTTCCAGACCAACTACTAATCGTCCTCGCAACAACGACAAACAACAGGGTTTTTTATTTTGGATGCGGCGTAATGGTTATCGTGTAGTCACCAAGGAAATTCAGGTGACAGATAACACCAAAAAACCTAATTTAAACGTAGAAATTGCCGTCGATATGATTACCCTAGCTCCCTACTACGATACTGCGGTTTTAGTGAGTGGGGATGGCGATTTAGCTTATGCGGTGAATGCTGTTACTAGTACAGGTGTGCGAGTAGAAGTAGTTAGTTTACGAACCATGACTAACGACTGTTTAATCGATGTGGCTGATTATTTTGTAGACCTCGATAGCATTAAACACCATATTCAAAAGGATTCCCATTTAGGGTATAGCTATCGCACTATGTCTCATTCCAGTTTGTAG
- the csx2 gene encoding TIGR02221 family CRISPR-associated protein, protein MKNLKAISFLGFGNYQETTYVNPLGTDECKTPFFQEALVQFYKPDTCYVLLTKTVETGIPRNATESNWDALKRRLETKVNLQPVYNVPEAHSNADIWHLFEMLTNCLEKNDRVIFDITHSFRSLPVLALIAVSYLRVVRQVTIEGLVYGAFEAENKETKKSPTFDLLPMISLLDWTTATDQFIKTGNGQALASLLRAGDSAANELAESIDGIAQSLQLLRPTDVMEKAAILPERIAASAPTISESVIPFVSLLERVEKDYGKFGLVNPTNYTTNPQASLLKQLEMVEWYMQKGQIVQALSMAREWLPSLLCYHFQLDPQIEKPNRAEMELLLSGGATPPDAQGNKYKSPFLEQYKTTVSKDKRNQLSNLWSQTYKLAKLRNDVLHAGFRKNPQSSEYIIEQTKQIIEELKNIAQAWNLQDETF, encoded by the coding sequence ATGAAAAATCTCAAGGCAATTTCTTTTCTTGGATTTGGTAACTATCAAGAAACAACTTATGTGAACCCATTAGGTACTGACGAGTGTAAGACCCCTTTCTTTCAAGAGGCTTTAGTCCAATTTTATAAGCCTGACACTTGTTATGTTTTGTTAACTAAGACTGTAGAAACAGGTATACCTAGAAATGCAACTGAATCAAATTGGGATGCGCTAAAAAGACGATTGGAAACAAAGGTTAATTTACAACCTGTGTATAACGTGCCGGAAGCACATAGCAATGCAGATATATGGCATTTATTTGAAATGTTAACTAACTGTTTAGAGAAAAATGATCGTGTGATATTTGATATCACACACAGTTTTAGATCCTTGCCTGTATTAGCCTTGATTGCTGTTAGCTATCTGCGAGTGGTGCGACAAGTCACAATTGAGGGTTTGGTTTATGGTGCGTTTGAAGCTGAAAACAAAGAAACTAAAAAATCACCGACATTTGATCTTTTGCCAATGATTAGCTTACTAGATTGGACAACGGCAACTGATCAATTTATAAAAACAGGGAATGGACAAGCTTTAGCTAGCCTGTTGCGTGCTGGTGATAGTGCTGCAAATGAACTAGCAGAAAGTATAGATGGAATCGCTCAAAGTTTACAATTGTTACGTCCAACAGATGTTATGGAAAAAGCTGCTATTTTACCTGAGCGTATCGCTGCTTCTGCTCCTACAATATCTGAATCTGTAATACCATTTGTAAGTTTGTTAGAACGTGTAGAAAAAGATTATGGCAAATTTGGTTTAGTGAATCCAACAAACTACACTACTAATCCTCAAGCATCTTTATTAAAACAACTAGAAATGGTGGAATGGTATATGCAAAAAGGTCAAATAGTTCAAGCATTATCTATGGCACGAGAATGGCTACCTTCTCTATTATGCTATCACTTTCAATTAGACCCTCAAATCGAAAAACCTAATCGTGCTGAAATGGAACTGTTATTGAGTGGGGGAGCAACACCACCTGATGCACAAGGTAATAAATATAAATCACCATTTCTTGAACAGTATAAAACTACTGTGTCAAAAGATAAAAGAAATCAATTATCTAACCTCTGGTCACAAACTTACAAACTAGCTAAATTGCGTAATGATGTATTACACGCAGGCTTTCGTAAAAACCCGCAAAGTTCAGAGTATATTATTGAGCAAACTAAGCAAATAATTGAAGAATTGAAAAATATTGCACAAGCATGGAATTTACAAGATGAAACATTTTAA
- the cas6 gene encoding CRISPR system precrRNA processing endoribonuclease RAMP protein Cas6 — protein MLIRSTWILSVSESTILPRSYNLELTKQIHQQLGLEMGGDKPAVSYSGIIGSYSKTKEFLTFYPDEFYQLSLCGLQDIASKTISHFNFADSLELFGAKFNIINREDEITSYEELYTTLVGNEPEPSRRFDLQFITPTAFAQGATNLPVPVPTLMFRSWLERWNHFAPVYLGGDELIAYLSNAVMIKNHKIQTRTWQLHKGFVNGFVGDVTLQVFNRADPLLANVANLLVQYARFAGTGMKTRLGMGQMQLTDKN, from the coding sequence ATGCTAATTCGTTCTACATGGATACTGAGTGTATCTGAATCAACGATTTTACCTCGTTCCTATAACTTGGAATTAACAAAGCAAATACATCAACAACTAGGCTTAGAAATGGGAGGAGATAAACCTGCTGTTTCTTATTCTGGAATTATTGGTTCATATTCTAAGACAAAAGAATTTTTAACTTTTTATCCAGATGAATTTTATCAATTATCACTTTGTGGATTACAAGATATAGCATCCAAGACAATTTCTCACTTTAATTTTGCTGATTCCTTAGAATTATTTGGAGCTAAATTTAACATCATCAACCGCGAGGATGAAATTACCAGCTATGAAGAACTATACACAACTCTTGTAGGAAATGAGCCAGAACCATCTAGACGCTTTGACTTGCAATTTATCACACCCACAGCTTTTGCTCAAGGTGCAACAAACTTACCTGTACCTGTACCAACTTTAATGTTCCGTAGTTGGTTAGAACGTTGGAATCATTTTGCACCTGTTTATTTAGGAGGTGATGAATTAATAGCTTATCTGAGTAATGCAGTCATGATTAAAAATCATAAGATTCAAACACGAACTTGGCAATTACATAAAGGGTTTGTCAATGGTTTTGTGGGCGATGTGACTTTACAAGTTTTCAACCGTGCTGATCCCTTACTAGCGAATGTCGCTAATTTATTAGTGCAGTACGCGCGGTTTGCTGGTACGGGAATGAAAACCCGCTTGGGTATGGGACAAATGCAACTTACTGACAAGAATTAA
- the csm4 gene encoding type III-A CRISPR-associated RAMP protein Csm4 codes for MSVWKLVKLNFGRSPAHFGEVGIGMEETSDRVRSDALFSAWVSIYARLFGKEPVEELLQQFPTKDKPQLAPPFRISSTFVYREVDGGDRTIYYLPRPLKFPTNYPDDDLAFFKTYKKLNYLPLEVWQRWYQGEGFQESDTQELIAETKGNSQGDLKTLGTFDYKKAFKIDKVPKIAVDRVTRATNLYHTGFVQFAWEKEKAGLYFLLQLSPEGEKLADKLQAALKLLGEEGIGGERSSGAGRFEVNWSDLPEIWKQIVDFKNGKYHSIVSLFWDSEIKADCLKNASYEIQERGGWIAESQLRRKMVRMFAEGSVFLSSPQGMLADVTPQEFEKLKKHKIYRSGISLSLPIKAKE; via the coding sequence ATGAGTGTTTGGAAATTAGTAAAACTCAACTTTGGCCGAAGTCCGGCGCACTTTGGCGAAGTGGGAATTGGGATGGAAGAAACAAGCGATCGCGTCCGTTCTGATGCTTTGTTTAGTGCTTGGGTAAGTATTTATGCACGGTTGTTTGGTAAAGAACCAGTTGAGGAGTTGTTACAGCAATTCCCCACTAAAGACAAACCGCAACTAGCACCCCCATTCCGTATCAGTTCTACATTTGTTTACAGGGAAGTAGACGGAGGCGATCGCACAATCTACTATCTTCCTCGTCCTCTGAAATTTCCTACTAACTACCCTGATGATGATTTAGCATTTTTTAAAACCTACAAAAAACTCAACTACTTACCGCTAGAAGTGTGGCAGAGGTGGTATCAAGGGGAGGGATTTCAAGAAAGTGATACTCAGGAATTAATTGCTGAAACCAAAGGTAACTCTCAGGGAGACTTAAAAACATTAGGAACTTTTGACTACAAAAAAGCCTTTAAAATTGATAAAGTTCCCAAGATTGCCGTTGATAGAGTCACTAGAGCAACCAACCTTTATCATACTGGCTTTGTACAATTTGCTTGGGAAAAAGAGAAAGCGGGTTTATACTTTCTTCTGCAATTATCTCCAGAAGGTGAAAAATTAGCAGATAAATTGCAAGCAGCATTAAAACTATTAGGAGAAGAAGGAATTGGCGGAGAACGTTCTAGTGGTGCGGGAAGATTTGAAGTTAATTGGTCAGATTTACCTGAAATTTGGAAGCAGATAGTTGACTTTAAAAATGGTAAATACCACAGCATTGTAAGCTTATTTTGGGATTCTGAAATAAAAGCAGATTGCTTAAAAAATGCCAGTTACGAAATACAAGAACGGGGTGGTTGGATAGCCGAAAGTCAACTAAGGCGCAAAATGGTACGAATGTTTGCTGAAGGTTCTGTTTTCCTCTCATCACCACAAGGAATGTTAGCAGATGTGACACCTCAAGAATTTGAAAAACTCAAAAAACATAAAATTTACCGTAGCGGTATTAGTTTAAGTCTGCCAATTAAAGCCAAGGAATAA
- the csm5 gene encoding type III-A CRISPR-associated RAMP protein Csm5 → MVASLPSHLQKPDFYQSKRIQLTSPILHIGSSASRLNPFEYVQTSKKVYLPNQEALAKGLLSQGGSFFNDYIQAIEERRDITSLLKQAFGNEWWNAKDTNDNLIFPKEAISQKLTSDRITDLRPMIRNGMGQLFIPGSSIKGAIRTAIAYHLLKHADQYKVPASKQLSAIEETLRQKLGQLNPYQQKFLDDELFMNSLFSEFQLTYQHRNFFAKGPNADFLRAIKVTDSQPLIEDKITTKTGKQIPVNIPVVAEVVISSRFPDYLAKYKASIYAEMVRNVQTEFTLTLDTEMLSWFKHQKGMRLPFNNLDELVQICQEFTQEQWDYEHDYWQDIKNNPKVSGKNLDFSYIREFYESEKCPYSLRLGWGSGMTGTTIDLLFADEMREKIRDTCGLKAPGFEAPKSRRTVMNPNGEIKFVPGWVKFKSLSK, encoded by the coding sequence ATGGTGGCTTCGCTTCCTTCGCATCTCCAAAAACCTGACTTTTATCAATCAAAAAGAATACAGTTAACCAGTCCTATTCTGCATATTGGTTCATCTGCATCTAGATTGAATCCATTTGAATACGTACAGACAAGTAAAAAAGTCTATCTTCCCAATCAAGAAGCATTAGCCAAGGGTTTATTATCACAGGGTGGCAGCTTTTTTAATGACTACATTCAAGCAATTGAAGAACGTCGAGACATCACCAGTCTTTTAAAGCAAGCCTTTGGTAATGAGTGGTGGAATGCTAAAGATACAAATGATAACCTAATTTTTCCCAAAGAAGCCATCAGCCAAAAGCTAACATCAGATAGAATTACAGATTTACGTCCCATGATTCGCAATGGTATGGGACAATTATTCATCCCTGGTTCTTCAATTAAAGGCGCAATTAGAACAGCCATAGCCTATCATTTACTCAAACACGCTGATCAATATAAAGTCCCTGCGTCTAAACAGTTAAGCGCAATTGAAGAAACTTTGAGACAAAAATTAGGACAACTCAACCCATATCAGCAGAAGTTCTTAGATGATGAGCTATTTATGAACAGCTTATTCTCAGAATTTCAACTCACATATCAACACAGAAACTTTTTCGCTAAAGGGCCAAATGCTGATTTTTTAAGAGCTATTAAAGTTACAGATTCTCAACCATTAATAGAAGATAAAATCACTACAAAAACAGGTAAACAAATACCCGTTAATATTCCTGTAGTAGCAGAAGTAGTTATTTCTAGCAGGTTTCCTGACTACTTAGCCAAGTATAAAGCATCTATCTATGCTGAAATGGTGCGTAATGTCCAAACAGAATTTACCCTGACATTAGATACAGAAATGCTCTCTTGGTTTAAACATCAAAAAGGAATGAGACTACCATTTAACAACCTTGATGAATTAGTACAAATATGTCAAGAGTTTACCCAAGAACAATGGGATTATGAGCATGATTACTGGCAAGATATCAAAAACAATCCCAAAGTATCAGGCAAGAATTTAGATTTTAGTTACATTCGAGAATTTTATGAATCAGAAAAATGTCCCTATAGCCTCAGATTAGGTTGGGGTAGTGGAATGACAGGAACAACTATAGATTTATTGTTTGCAGATGAAATGCGTGAAAAAATCCGTGATACTTGTGGTTTAAAAGCACCTGGATTTGAAGCCCCAAAATCTCGAAGAACAGTAATGAATCCCAATGGTGAAATTAAGTTTGTACCTGGATGGGTTAAATTTAAGAGTTTATCAAAATAA
- a CDS encoding response regulator transcription factor has translation MDILIVEDESEIAQLIQHSLEKEGFTCRTSRDGINALRLFQEQPPDLIILDLMIPGLDGLEVCARIRQKPGAKDPYILMLTAKGEEIDRVIGLSTGADDYMVKPFSPRELVARVRALLRRSLRQGGQSQVNRTQHFIVDVDQRTASRQMNSEAPETLDLTTLEFNLLSTFVGNPGRVWNRTQLIDKLWGDNFFGDERVVDTHVARLRKKIEPDPANPTFIKTVVGVGYKFEDNVSSQ, from the coding sequence ATGGATATTTTAATTGTTGAGGATGAATCAGAAATTGCTCAGTTAATCCAACATTCCCTAGAAAAAGAGGGATTTACCTGTCGTACTAGTCGGGATGGAATCAATGCTTTGCGCCTATTTCAAGAACAACCACCAGATTTAATTATCTTAGATTTAATGATTCCTGGCTTGGATGGCTTGGAGGTGTGCGCGAGAATTCGTCAAAAACCTGGCGCAAAAGACCCTTATATTTTGATGCTGACAGCTAAGGGAGAAGAAATAGACAGGGTAATTGGTTTATCTACAGGGGCTGATGACTATATGGTAAAACCCTTTAGCCCTAGAGAGTTAGTAGCTAGAGTCAGGGCTTTGCTTAGGCGGAGTTTACGTCAAGGCGGACAAAGCCAAGTCAATCGTACCCAACACTTTATAGTAGATGTAGACCAACGTACAGCCAGCCGCCAAATGAATTCCGAAGCACCGGAGACGCTAGATTTAACGACTCTAGAATTTAACTTATTAAGCACCTTTGTCGGTAATCCTGGTAGAGTTTGGAATCGTACCCAACTAATTGACAAACTGTGGGGAGATAATTTTTTTGGTGATGAAAGGGTTGTAGATACTCATGTGGCGCGGTTGAGGAAAAAAATTGAACCAGATCCGGCTAATCCTACTTTTATTAAAACTGTGGTTGGGGTTGGTTATAAGTTTGAAGATAATGTCAGTAGTCAATAG